The following proteins are co-located in the Vigna unguiculata cultivar IT97K-499-35 chromosome 9, ASM411807v1, whole genome shotgun sequence genome:
- the LOC114195889 gene encoding chalcone synthase 2-like, whose amino-acid sequence MADLYEMREKQRARGPATILAIATATPSNCIYQSDFTDYYFRVTKSDHMTELKAKLKRICEKSMIEKRHIYLTEKMLKENPNISTYEEPSLDARQDILVEEVPKLGEKAAFKALKEWGRAKSDITHLIFCSTSGVDMPGADYQLLRLLGLKPSTKRFMLYHQGCFAGGTVLRLAKDLAENNVGARVLVVCSELTVVTFRGPCDTHLDSLVGQALFGDGASSVIVGSDLDTSIERPLFHLVSTSETILPNSEGAIEAHLREVGLTFHLKDNVPQLIRENIEKSLEEAFHPLGIIDWNSLFWVAHPGGAAILKQIEEMLGLNPDKLRASKQILKEYGNMSSACVLFILDEMRRWSLKEGKSSTGEGLKWGVLYGFGPGLTMETIVLHSATIDPNN is encoded by the exons ATGGCAGATTTGTATGAAATGAGAGAGAAACAAAGAGCTCGTGGCCCAGCCACCATACTCGCCATTGCCACTGCAACTCCTTCCAACTGCATTTATCAATCTGATTTCACTGATTATTACTTTCGAGTCACCAAGAGTGATCACATGACCGAACTCAAGGCCAAGTTAAAGCGTATAT GTGAGAAGTCTATGATAGAGAAACGGCACATATACCTGACTGAAAAAATGTTGAAGGAAAATCCCAACATAAGTACTTATGAGGAACCATCCTTAGATGCAAGACAAGACATACTAGTTGAGGAGGTTCCTAAGCTTGGAGAGAAGGCAGCATTTAAAGCCTTAAAGGAATGGGGCAGAGCAAAATCAGATATTACTCATCTCATATTTTGCTCCACCTCAGGTGTAGACATGCCAGGTGCTGATTACCAACTTTTGAGGCTCTTAGGCCTTAAACCATCCACCAAAAGGTTCATGTTATACCATCAAGGTTGTTTTGCTGGTGGTACCGTGCTTCGTCTCGCTAAAGATCTTGCTGAGAATAATGTTGGAGCACGCGTTCTCGTGGTGTGTTCTGAGCTCACAGTTGTCACCTTTCGTGGACCCTGTGATACACACTTGGACTCGTTGGTGGGACAAGCACTCTTCGGAGATGGAGCTTCATCCGTGATCGTGGGATCTGATCTTGACACCTCCATCGAACGACCACTATTTCACCTTGTGTCAACATCAGAGACAATTCTTCCCAACTCTGAGGGGGCAATTGAAGCACATTTGCGTGAGGTGGGGCTAACGTTCCATCTGAAGGACAACGTTCCTCAATTGATCAGAGAGAACATAGAGAAAAGCCTTGAAGAAGCCTTCCACCCACTTGGGATCATTGACTGGAACTCACTGTTCTGGGTTGCACATCCTGGTGGCGCTGCAATCTTGAAGCAGATAGAAGAAATGCTTGGGTTGAACCCTGATAAATTGAGAGCGagcaaacaaattttaaaagagtATGGGAACATGTCGAGTGCATGTGTACTGTTTATACTAGATGAGATGAGAAGATGGTCCTTGAAGGAAGGAAAATCCAGTACTGGTGAAGGACTAAAGTGGGGTGTTCTATATGGGTTTGGACCTGGCTTAACCATGGAGACCATTGTTTTGCATAGTGCCACCATAGACCCAAACAACTAG
- the LOC114195990 gene encoding BTB/POZ domain-containing protein At4g08455 produces MFPRRCTASAAGQTGNSDIESDEFTTQCLSCEEEYHMIDSGTCRECYQEANEAEEELRLEIDDLKSKVSFLTLSSPILNPSTTDIVLVPVDDSDATPIPAHKHVLVSRSPVFNAMLENDMEERRSGTIKISDVSHDTLRAFVNYLYTAEAPLDNQMACNLLVLGEKYQVKHLKTYCEKYLIAKMNWNRAIANYAFAYQYNCKQLRSASLAVILDKMDLLTQNEYYAELVDTNPRLVVEIYETYIGKQLNTAGTF; encoded by the exons ATGTTTCCGCGGCGGTGCACGGCGTCTGCGGCGGGGCAGACGGGGAACAGCGACATCGAATCGGATGAGTTCACTACGCAGTGCCTCTCCTGCGAGGAGGAATACCACATGATTGACTCCGGAACCTGCAGGGAGTGCTACCAAGAGGCCAATGAGGCCGAAGAGGAGCTCCGCCTCGAGATCGATGACCTCAAGTCCAAGGTCTCGTTCCTCACACTCTCCTCTCCCATTCTCAATCCTTCCACCACCGATATCGTCCTCGTTCCCGTTGATGACTCCGACGCCACTCCCATTCCCGCTCACAAGCACGTTCTG GTTAGTCGCTCTCCTGTTTTCAATGCAATGCTTGAGAATGATATGGAAGAAAGGCGGAGTGGCACCATCAAGATTTCCGACGTATCACATGATACTCTCCGTGCTTTTGTTAACTATTTGTACACTGCTGAAGCGCCCCTTGATAACCAAATGGCCTGTAACCTGTTGGTTTTGGGAGAAAAGTATCAGGTGAAGCATCTGAAGACATATTGTGAGAAGTATTTGATCGCCAAAATGAATTGGAATAGGGCTATTGCAAACTATGCCTTTGCATATCAATACAATTGCAAACAATTACGAAGTGCGTCCTTGGCAGTGATCTTGGACAAAATGGATTTGCTCACTCAAAATGAATATTATGCGGAGCTCGTGGACACCAATCCTCGTCTTGTTGTGGAAATATATGAAACATATATTGGCAAGCAATTAAACACCGCAGGCACCTTTTAG
- the LOC114163243 gene encoding PHD finger protein EHD3-like produces MDIEVTIKDYNCVAEEGQHLNSEAMNDEVAIAHANGVVGEVSVLKSEPFSNGVAVGDKGGSGGVECLRTYKRRKKSSSRGKIQEQWVAGMATASGIADQNVKKPCDLALGNTSDDCSQGQWGNIVLKHLYQSLGDGNGGVEGCIREALNPKQNHATTVMETFIIEKDGKRCSSQSELLSHRTGKEANRHADVMCNGCSSELPDHGVTEMCQRVLSNILTTEKFRSLCKALLENFQGMKPESVFDFTIMNSRMKEQAYEQSPALFLSDIQQVWGKLQDTGNEIVALAKSLSSISTTSYSELVGVSAPSTFREKQPSCNGELGFHVKPEQTQDCAMHRIGSCSRCGETADDKDCLVCDSCEEIYHVSCIEPSVKEIIPHKSWYCAKCTAKGIGSPHEHCVLCERLNDEQTPNGIIGDESFPTIKETKNEFEENSNCTSDGIEGSIGEKTTPICKICRNEVDGNKRKKVKVCGHRFCPNKYYHVRCLTKKQLKSYGHCWYCPSCICCVCLIDRDDDQIVICDGCDRGYHLYCLTPPQSSIPSGKWFCRLCDAGIQAIHKAKKAYESNEPSRKGRDAAKPKAKLDKKHRNKRARELERGGAMDMLLTAANTLNFEEKEAAIQIESQTT; encoded by the exons ATGGATATTGAGGTGACAATTAAAGATTATAATTGTGTTGCTGAAGAGGGACAACATTTGAATAGTGAAGCCATGAATGATGAGGTTGCAATTGCTCATGCTAACGGGGTTGTTGGAGAGGTTAGTGTCCTGAAAAGTGAACCCTTTAGTAATGGGGTGGCAGTTGGAGATAAAGGTGGCTCTGGTGGAGTGGAATGTTTGCGAACTTATAAGAGACGTAAGAAGTCAAGTTCAAGAGGAAAAATTCAGGAACAATGGGTAGCAGGCATGGCAACTGCAAGTGGAATAGCTGATCAG AATGTGAAGAAACCATGTGATCTAGCTTTAGGCAATACTTCAGATGATTGTTCCCAAGGACAGTGGGGAAATATTGTACTAAAGCATTTATATCAGTCATTAGGTGATGGCAATGGTGGTGTGGAGGGGTGCATAAGGGAAGCACTTAATCCTAAACAAAATCATGCCACTACTGTTATG GAAACctttataattgaaaaagatGGTAAAAGATGCTCTTCGCAATCTGAGCTGCTTTCTCATAGAACAGGGAAGGAAGCTAATCGACATGCAGATGTCATGTGTAATGGATGTTCCAGTGAATTACCTGACCATGGTGTGACTGAGATGTGTCAACGTGTTCTATCTAATATCTTAACCACAGAAAAATTTCGCTCACTGTGTAAGGCTTTGCTTGAAAATTTCCAGGGAATGAAGCCTGAAAGTGTATTTGACTTTACCATCATGAATTCAAGGATGAAGGAACAAGCTTATGAACAATCACCAGCACTCTTCTTGTCAGATATTCAACAG gTTTGGGGAAAGCTTCAAGACACTGGTAACGAGATTGTTGCTCTTGCCAAGAGCCTATCCAGCATTTCAACAACTTCCTACTCAGAGCTG GTAGGAGTTTCAGCACCGAGCACATTTCGAGAGAAGCAGCCG TCCTGCAACGGAGAATTGGGCTTTCACGTGAAGCCAGAACAGACGCAAGACTGTGCTATGCACAGAATCGGCAGTTGCAGCCGTTGTGGAGAGACGGCAGATGATAAAGACTGTTTGGTTTGTGATTCATGTGAGGAGATATACCATGTGTCCTGTATTGAGCCGTCAGTGAAAGAAATAATACCCCACAAAAGCTGGTATTGTGCCAAGTGTACTGCTAAAGGGATTGGATCTCCACATGAACATTGTGTACTATGTGAAAGGTTAAATGATGAACAGACCCCAAATGGCATAATTGGTGATGAAAGCTTTCCTACCATTaaggaaacaaaaaatgaatttgaagaaaattCAAATTGCACCTCTGATGGGATTGAAGGTTCTATAGGTGAGAAAACAACACCCATTTGCAAAATTTGCAGAAATGAAGTGGATGGTAATAAGAGAAAAAAGGTAAAAGTATGTGGCCATAGGTTTTGCCCCAACAAGTACTACCATGTAAGGTGTTTAACAAAGAAGCAGTTAAAGTCATACGGTCACTGTTGGTACTGCCCTTCTTGTATATGCTGTGTTTGCTTAATTGATCGAGATGATGATCAGATCGTTATCTGTGATGGCTGTGATCGTGGCTATCACCTCTATTGCTTGACACCTCCACAGTCTTCTATTCCAAGCGGGAAATGGTTCTGCAGACTCTGTGATGCTGGGATACAAGCAATTCACAAGGCTAAAAAGGCTTATGAAAGTAACGAGCCAAGCAGAAAAGGGAGAGATGCTGCTAAGCCAAAAGCTAAGCTTGATAAGAAACACAGAAATAAACGAGCAAGAGAATTGGAAAGAGGTGGTGCAATGGACATGCTATTAACAGCAGCCAATACTCTGAATTTTGAAGAGAAAGAGGCAGCAATCCAAATTGAGTCGCAGACAACATGA